Proteins encoded within one genomic window of Episyrphus balteatus chromosome 1, idEpiBalt1.1, whole genome shotgun sequence:
- the LOC129905831 gene encoding P protein, which yields MGIRDQLKVFRRNRATEPQRRRSLFNLVAPNQITEESLQVWRELPEQIRQDPSLVSFQVENDRLHGSSTPNGERYVSSSDEIESTLNDIKDGSEYINLKTYKPKARLTSCSCEEKSPNCENHNSIIDHQQPFIESGGKSSKQIRNEKLIKKICLLIFWLLSTLTLLSTHEKHLMHQQLLVPEYEEKLYFLPRNPMGNFKITLLGAFDESHNSTADFLTVQLQVVKLMNWNDSEIAEDILEPWIVPIVPEDEFDTTSMNSKNRTFFVSREILSQLDDDNNTRLRLKMFTNETSSGFALKLFFDPLVINIEQGIVLATLILSAFYGLLVWEVFHRTFIAIVCSTASIAILAFLGDRPTMEEIVVWMDMELLTLLFSMMILVAILTETGIFDYLAVLTFEISGGKIWPLIYSLLITTCCISSVLDNMTTVLLMTPVAIRLCEVMEIDPVPVLMGIIVHANIGGAITPIGDPISIIVCSNHFISRNGVTFTNFVAHCLPGVVLTVLFSCLYMRLKFWDINSLRVNEPKVLRELRREIIIWQRAANSLQTYSKDVDIVRETLLKKVEILKYKLKKKQTGVGSEDAYIRTLEELKAAYPIRHKTLLIQSVFTLVFVISMFFVQSVPSLQTLPLGWVALLGVVLLMIISSRNDMDAMVHRIEWTTLLFFAAMFVMMECVERLGLFIWIGNHTEKIILLVSKEHRLAAAVFIILWISAITSAVLDSIPVTAMMVKLVVSLVAKDTLDLPLQPLVWALVFGCCLGGNGTLYGASANVLSAGMAEQHGYKISFTRYLKFAFPMMIGQVALITAYLMVAHILYAWH from the exons GTTCATCTACTCCAAATGGTGAACGATATGTCAGTTCTAGTGACGAAATCGAATCAACTTTGAATGACATCAAAGATGGTTCGGAatatataaatttgaaaacttaCAAACCAAAAGCAAGACTAACAAGCTGTTCTTGTGAAGAAAAAAG TCCAAATTGCGAAAACCACAACTCAATTATTGACCATCAGCAACCGTTTATTGAAAGTGGTGGAAAAAGTTCGAAGCAAAttcgaaatgaaaaattaattaaaaagattTGCCTTTTGATATTTTGGCTTCTTTCAACGCTAACTTTGTTAAGTACTCATGAGAAACATTTGATGCATCAGCAACTTTTAGTACCTGAATATGAAGAAAAAC tttattttcttCCAAGAAATCCTATGGGAAATTTTAAGATCACTCTACTTGGTGCCTTCGATGAATCCCACAATTCAACTGCAGACTTTTTGACCGTCCAATTGCAAGTGGTGAAATTAATGAATTGGAATGATAGTGAAATTGCTGAGGATATACTTGAGCCATGGATTGTGCCAATAGTTCCTGAAGACGAATTCGACACAACTTCAATGAACTCGAAAAACAGAACTTTCTTTGTTAGCCGAGAAATATTATCTCAATTGGATGATGATAATAACACTCGATTGAGATTGAAAATGTTCACAAATGAAACTTCTTCGGGATTTGCATTGAAGCTTTTCTTTGATCCTTTGGTGATAAATATTGAACAAGGCATTGTGCTAGCTACTTTGATACTATCAGCTTTTTATGGTTTGTTAGTTTGGGAG gTTTTCCATAGGACATTTATAGCAATAGTTTGCTCAACAGCTTCTATTGCAATATTGGCCTTTTTGGGTGACCGACCGACAATGGAAGAAATCGTTGTTTGGATGGATATGGAATTGTTAACTTTGCTCTTTTCGATGATGATTCTTGTAGCTATACTTACGGAAACTGGAATCTTTGattatttggcagttttgactTTTGAG ATTTCCGGCGGTAAAATTTGGCCTCTTATATACAGCCTCTTGATAACAACATGCTGTATATCTTCTGTCCTGGATAACATGACAACTGTGCTCCTTATGACTCCTGTGGCCATAAG ACTTTGTGAAGTAATGGAAATTGATCCTGTACCAGTTCTAATGGGTATCATAGTTCACGCTAACATCGGTGGAGCAATAACTCCCATCGGTGATCCCATCAGCATTATAGTCTGCTCAAATCATTTCATATCACGAAATGGAGTAACATTCACCAATTTTGTGGCCCACTGTTTACCTGGAGTAGTTTTGACTGTTCTTTTCAGCTGTCTCTATATGAGACTTAAATTTTGGGATATTAATTCGTTAAGAGTAAATGAACCAAAAGTTCTTCGTGAACTTCGTCGGGAAATCATAATCTGGCAGAGAGCAGCTAACTCTTTGCAAACCTATTCGAAAGATGTTGATATAGTTCGTGAAACGCTATTGAAGAAAGTTGAAATTTTGAAGTACAAATTGAAGAAGAAGCAAACTGGTGTTGGATCGGAAGATGCTTATATACGAACTTTGGAAGAGCTTAAAGCTGCA TATCCAATTCGACATAAAACTCTTCTGATTCAATCGGTCTTTACACTGGTCTTTGTGATTTCTATGTTTTTCGTGCAATCAGTGCCAAGTTTGCAAACTCTTCCTCTTGGTTGGGTAGCATTACTTGGTGTTGTCCTTCTAATGATTATATCCAGTCGGAATGATATGGACGCTATGGTGCATAGAATTGAGTGGACAACACTGCTTTTCTTCGCAGCTATGTTTGTGATGATGGAGTGTGTAGAAAGACTTGGTCTTTTCATTTGGATTGGAAACCACACAGAGAAAATAATCTTGCTCGTCAGCAAGGAACATCGATTGGCAGCAGCTGTATTTATTATTCTTTGGATTTCTGCAATTACTTCGGCTGTGCTTGATAGTATTCCAGTGACAGCTATGATGGTAAAGCTTGTGGTGTCTTTAGTTGCAAAGGACACATTAGATTTGCCTCTTCAGCCTTTAGTTTGGGCACTCGTTTTTGGATGCTGCTTAGGAG GAAACGGAACTCTTTATGGAGCATCTGCTAATGTTTTGTCTGCTGGTATGGCTGAACAGCATGGATACAAGATATCTTTTACAAGatatttgaa gtttgCTTTCCCTATGATGATTGGACAAGTTGCACTTATTACAGCGTACCTTATGGTTGCACATATTTTATATGCGTggcattga